Within Leishmania infantum JPCM5 genome chromosome 5, the genomic segment ACGCGGCCAATCTGCGGCAGGCTCACGCGCGGCCAGTCACGGCACCCACGCTCGTGCAGCGGCGTATACGCGAAGACCTCTACGCCGCCCCTCGGCGCTGTTCACGTCGCCGGATGACGCAGGCAGGCGGAAAGCAGAAGGCTGCCTGCTCCGACGGCAACACTGCAGCAGCCCCGCCGATCACGTCAGTCTCGGCCTCGTGCGGTGCTGTTCTGTCGTcgatgcacgcgcagagcgcggacgcggcggcggcggaccgCGACGTCGGCTTGTCGCCGCAAGCTGGAACGGCGCCCTTGCCCCCGGCGCAGCTAACGCACTTCTTCACGCCTACCCCAGTGGTCATCGACGGTGCCTTGCTCACAAGGCTGATGCGGCGGGAGCGCCATGCACGACGCGAGCGCGTTTCGAAGGAGCAGGAAGCAAGGCACACACTTCAGCGGCTCTACATTGTGGAGACCATACTGGTATTGCGTGCCATGGGtaaggcggcggcgatgcaggagcaagaggcgccagcggcaccggcgctgccaaCGAGTCAGACCCtaggcggcgctgcgacgGCACCCGTCAACGACAGAGGCGGCAAGAGGAGCGGCAGTCGCAGTCCGCTGGCTGCAACACGAAGCAGCAGAGACGCGAGCGTCgaggacgacggcggtgctgctagAGAGCCTGTGGTAGCAACCGTATCCgtgtcgcagcagccgcgtgaAGAGGCCTCTGCGAGCGAAGAGGAacacgctgcggcggctgctgttgtcgtgtgtggcgacgccgccgccgcgagtgcgccgctgccaatGGGCGACACCACGGCGCAGCCGCTTGCCGGGGATGCGTCGGAGATGCGAAATGAAGTAGAAGTCGCCACGGGGGAGCGCGATGCGGACGACAGCTCGTCTTCGTCGGCTtcgccagcggtgctggtgACACCGTCGCCTCaggcagctgctgccacggAGGTTGGTGGCGAAGTCAAGCACGCTAAGGACCACGGCGGCGATGTCGATCTcgcagagagcagcagcagcaaccgcagtGCCTCATCAGTGCTGTCCTTTCACGTAGAAGACAGCCAGGAAGGAGCTGCCCTGCAGCACCCCGGCCctggcgctgacggcgcagATAAGGGCCATTACCCCGTGGTGGCGTCGGGCAGCTCAGCTGCGGCCatccccgccgctgcggcgcagctgtccTCGGACGAGTCTACCTCGTCAGTAACCGCGGCCGTGGATGACCTAGCTATACCGCCCactgcgtcgccgcaggcGGCCCAGGCACGGCCCTTGTCAATCGACAGAGGCGAACCTATCACTGACAGCGACCGTCACGGCACCCTTGACGAtatcgacggcgccgccggcacggtgGACTACGCACCCGATGgccacgctgctgcgagTCCACCCTCTGCGGGGAAGCACACCAATGCAGCGTCCCACCGATATCCTCCGCCGGTGCCGTCATCGTGttccgccgcctctgcagcaTCGTCCTCGCCATCCCGCAACCTGCATGTGGTCGAAGTCGTGGAAgctgcacgagcagcggTGCTTGTGCCAGAAGGCGAGGGAGCCGTCGATGCATCGCATAGCACAGGCGATGCGGGTTCTACAGGCGTGGAAGTAGTGGCCCGTGACGCCCTCCAGAGCTCAGTCACGCCCGTCGAGGCGACAGCCAGTACGGCCCTAgcatcggctgctgctgcagaggcgaTACCGGAGTCTGAGCCACCAGCGAGCGCCGAAGACGACCCGAGGCGGGCGCTGGAGGGCCCACAACCGTGGaaaagagagcagcggcagcagcagaaaatGGCCACCGTCACTACATGCACCGCTGTGCCGGCCTCGCCGCGCCGTGTGCGCTTCTCCCTTCAGCCGGAGGTGGTgagcggcgacgatggcgaggTCAAGGAATTTAGCGATGCATCGAAGCAGACGTGCTGGGAGGGGCGAGAGACGTCGCACGCAGCCGGTGGGCCGCAGACGATGACACCTGAGCCCTTcaagcgcgccgccgtcgacaaGGATGGCCTCGCTATCGATCTCTTGGAGAAGCTCAACGGTCTGGATGCACTACTTCTCTACAGCTTCCCAACCTACTTCACCACCGGCACAGATGAAGACGGCCTCCCCGGCGTCGTTATGCGCCCCCATCGGCACCCGCCGTCAGCCTCGCCCTCAGTgcagccgcggtggtggcgctcaCCTTTGGCGTCGACGCCGTTCGTCTCGCctcggccgctgcagccataTCGATCGGCACCATCGCGGCACCTCTCGGACAGCATGTCTCCACTAGCAGAGGGGCGCGagacgccaccgtcgtccgcagcagacgcagcagcggaagacgCGTCGCCGTTCGATGCGCACGCGAGTGCCCTTCGTGGCCaccgcacgccgccgcggctgccgccagAAAGTCTagcgtcgcagctgcgccgcaagTACGGTCTGCCCCAGCCGGTCCAGCAACGTCGCCACGATCACTCTGCGGAATTCACGCTGGGCCTTCCcgcaacagcaacaccgAGTGTAGCTGCGGCGGCCCCAACGCCACCGTCCGCATCTGTGTCGGGCTCATGGCCGTCGGCGGTGCCCGCTGCGGAACGTCCTTCCCTGCAGGAGGGCATCGACACCCCTCACCTTGCGGTGCGGCGCTCAGTGTGGTTCTAAAGCAGGCGTGAGCACATCAAGCCGCCCTAATGCCTGTGTGCCTGCCTGCGCAGAGgccccaccctccctcctccgcccgTCCGTGCGCCCATCCGTCCCCTTGCTTCCACTCAACAGGATTCGAcggatggcgctgctgcaccgatGCCGAGCCCGCAGCCGCTCAGTCGCTCTCCCCGTTGCCTACGCcagccgcacctgcacatCGGGGCCGGTACACACGGCACAAGGTGCAAGACCGAGTCGCGCTGTGCACGGCTCCCTCGCTGCTTCGCTTGCCCTTCCCGCACCTCTTCTTAGAAGCACCGCCTGAGCGCAGCCCGCATCCACCGAGGCACGATGGTcgatgtcgtcgtcgccgctggctCCAGCGTGTCACGGGTGCGCGCGGAGGCACccggcaccacctcctgcCCCACCTACGCAGACGTACACGTCAGGAAGAACCATCGCGACGTGTGCAGGTGATGATgacccctcttccctcttgcccccctcccctctgcaCATCCTCGGACGTcggcagcacctgcgcgaaACGCGTCACTCGAGCACGGCCTCATTGCGTCCATCGACGAtgagtcgctgcagcagcaacggcagccgcccAAGCGGCAATCCTCCGAGTAGCCTGTTGCTTCCGGACAACCCCCAAGGAGGGGCTGGCTGCGCGCTTTACCGAGACCTgcgaaggggggggggtggcacAGCCCGGCAACCTTGGCACCCTCACCATCGGCTGGGACATCAAGAGCAGCCAGACCATCGCCACCGGCAGCAGTCACACACTTTTCCGCTGAGCAGCGTCGCGTCTacgcagacacgcagcagcgagtcgtgcggcagcggtttGGTCAACAAGAAGCCGCTTGAGTTGCAGCAGGCTGTACGCGCTGAGTTGGAGCGTGCGGTCACGGCAAGCCGAGCAGGTCCCAGCATACGCAAGCAGCCGGTGcgcacgcccgtcgacgtTGGCGATTGCGTTCTCTTTATTCGTGGTGTGcgccgtggcagccgcgAGGACATCCTCCCGCTCGAAGCTGCATGACAACCCCGAGCATCAgggtggaagaggagggcggaggagctgatgCGCGGGTCCGTGGTGTGAGTGAAACAGGTGTatgcgccggtgccgctgccacgcacgcacacacgtacgaagcccccctccctccctccctccctccctccctcaggTGAGCCAGgtggcagcaccgtcgccccATACCCGACCGATTGTCCCTTTACTGCCTTACATTGTGTTCCGTACCTGCTTCTCACacacgtgcggcggcgcgtaaGCGGCGTGCGGCGTTCGCGGGtgtccgctgctgctggtcgtAGTTGTGGCCAttgaagagagggagatggtGGGCCTCTGGCACCGCACCTTCACCGACGTCGCGTTGGGCTGCGGCCTTTCCTTGTTCACCTTTGGCTCTCCGACACGCACCacgaccaccgccgccacgctcaTCATCCACCGCCCTCGCCATACTCCCTGCGCATGTCATTGCCCACCCGACGCacaggcgtgtgtgtcgcgtGACCACATGTTGTGAGCATCGGTTCCGCCAATACTCTCCAGTTGCAACGATgaggaaagagaaaaagagggagagatcGCGCGTGCACATCTGCCTTGTCTTCTGTaagccttttttttccttctctgtcACTCCCTCGTACATTGTAacctgccgcctcctctctcaccaTATGGGTGCGAgtcgcccctctcccccgctgtggcgtgtgcgtgcatgtcgTTCAACCACTCACAACCGacctcgcctccccctccaccaccatcaccacctcacccctccctctatcttcgccttcgccaTCACTGGTTGTCACACTGTCGCTTCCACAGAATTCTTCTTCCCTCGCCGTCCCGAGCCCCTtccctcgcctcccccccccccacggcgcagcagcgagctaCGGAGGACGGTGACAGACAGCTCCAACGAAAGGGCATGTGTGTGGTCTCCTCAGCATGAAGCAGCTCAGACCAGACGCCACCCTCGGGGAGGTGCCGCACTTCCCGCAGGACTTGCAGCCGGACCAGTCGACGTACAAGGGACGCTtccttcgctttctctccatGACTGACCCTCGCACCCTCCTCacgtcgccgacgcggctAGCGCTGAGCGAAGCGCTCCTCGAGCGTGTCGACCGCCGTGAGGAGGGCTGGGCCACAGTAAAGGTGGCCGACTACCTTgacgcgcggcagcgagtgCAATGCATCGTCCACCCCGAGTCGGGGAAGCCCATCCTCATGCCGTTCCGGTTCTCCGCGTTTGTGCCGATGAACTTCATCAACCTGTGTGGTATGCTGGCGCCATCGCAGCAGACCCCCGCACGGGCCATGTTCTGGCAGTTCTCGAACCAGACGTACAACGTCGGCTTTAACTactgcaacggcagcggcaaggacgggctgccgctgcatgaGCTCGCAATAAGCTACGTCGTGGCCACATGCACCGCGTGTGGCACCTCGTACCAGCTCAGTAAggtcgcctccgccctctcggcgtcgacgtcgtcggcggcactgctcctgcagctgatGATTCCCTACACCGCCGTGGCATGTGCGAACATCGCGAACCTTGGGGTCATTCGGTTCCgcgatgtgctgcgcggcatTGCCGTGCAAGATCCGGAGACGGGTAAGGACCTGAACGACGGCAAGCCGTCCGCCGTGGCCGGCCGCCTTGCTGTGGCGCAGGTAGCGCTCAGCCGCGTCATGATCCCTgtgccgctgatgctgctgccaccagtTTTCATGAACGTTCTCTTCCACCCGACAAAGGGCGTCCGCTTCttcgtgcagcgccgcgcgcagctcttcctACCAGTGAACGTGCTGACGCTGGTCAGCGTGCTGTGCGTCGCACTGCCGATGAGCATCGCCGTGTTCCCGCAGAAgacggtggtgccggtgaGCTGGCTGGAGGCGTCCTTCCAGGGGCAGACGAACGCCGCTGGCCACGCCATCACGCATGTCGAGTTCAACAAGGGCCTTTAGCGCCGCTCCGCCCGTTGTCGGGTTTGGGGCAAGGAGAGGCGAGAGATGGAGTGGGCACACACGTCAGGAACCCCGAGTAGCACGCGTTGGTGCCGGGAGAGGCATGCGCCGCGGTCACGCCGTCCTCTCGGTGCTTAgcttctgtgtgcgtgtgtgtgtgtgtacgtgtatgGGTATGTGGTTCATTGCGGCCGCCGCTACTGGCGCAGATTGAATACGAAACTCTACTTCAACGCCTCCCTTCATCTCCACGTTTCGCTCCGTCGAGTCCGCTTGCAAGCGCGCTCCCACTGGCTCTACCGccgtcgcccctcccccatccgAATCCCTGCGTCCACTcgtgtgcatgtatgcgtgcgctTCAGAGCCTGCGTGCGATGTTGCGCGTGGTTTTCCTTGCATCCCtcccggcagcagcagcagcagcagcatcggcgaCGACAACTACGGAGTAAGCCAGCAAGCACTGCTTGGTGTATCCGCGCCTAGCCCGCTGACGCGTATCGGGCCACTGCAGCAGACAAGGCGTGTGTCCGCCGCGGTGGGGCGGCGGACTGTCCGTGACGCGCTCCGTGACCTCACCGCATCTCTGGCACACCTCTTCCTTCACTTGCCTGCGCGCTCGCGTACGCAACTCAGACTTGTGCACGGCATGCATGCGCGCAACACCGccacgacagcagcacaacCATCACCACTCATTCTGAGAAAgtcgcggcacacgcacacccgtgcatacatatatatatataaacgTCGATGAGCGACTGCAGAGGCAATCATCCGTATTAAGGCAGCCCTCATAACGTGcgcttgccgctgctcgtgtgtgtgtccgccTAAAGCTgtgctctctcctcccccaccccctctttcggtcacccctcccctcccgcaAGCACGCgagacacacgcatacacacatagagagagaaagaaagggtcaccgccgccggcgcctgcaCGCCATCGCCCAGGCAGAGAGACTTTCATCGagcccccacacacacaacacaccaCACAATGccgtcctccccctcttaCGCGGCGTACCTACGTGAGGTGGCGAGGGAAGTGAACGCCACCATTGCCCCGGGCACCCTCACGGCGTGCCTCACTACATCCACTGCTGCGGTCGTTGCTGCTCGCACGACCGTGATGGTGCCGACGTCGCGGCTATCGAGGTCTAGACGCCAGAGGGCTTGCTACGCTGGCCACGACCACACCAGCGGTAGCGCCAacaccagccgcagcagcgctcctcACACAACGGATCTGTATGGGGGCTCCTACGCGTACGACTACGTGCAGGTGCCGGCGATGGGAAccctcagcagcgccggcgcggtgcagctctatcgatgctggcggcggcggcagcagaagcggcagcggcgcgtggaTGCCCACATGCCGCGCAGCTCCCGCAGCGCCCGCACAGCTGATGTGCATCCGTCCTCGTTCTCGCACACCACCAGTCACCTCACAACAGGCACAGCCAAGCAGGACCGCGAGCGCGACGTCGACGTGGATGTCATGCAGCGCTCTTTCCAGCGCCTGTACGCGGCGATGCAGGATGAGGGCCGTCGTCAAGGCCATGATACCGTCACCACCGAAAGAGTCGCCCACGCCTCACACTCCGTCCCCtgctcgccgcagcggcgaagtCGCAGCTGTCCCACGCGCTCACAGCGGCGCCATATGCACACCGCGTCTCCGCAGGCATTggacggtgccgctgcggccatTCGCGTCCCCCCCATGGACTTTGACAGTGACAGCATCATCGtcatcgacgacggcgacaaccGCCATCGTTCCGGCACAAAGTCggtgaaggcggagaagaagtcCGTGAAGACGCAGGAGAGTCCGCGGCCTACGGCGGGGTCGACAGCGGCTAGTGTGAAGGTCGTGTCGCCTGCGCTTACCAGCACAGACACCTCCGCGATCACCTCCAGCCCCTCGAAGCCGtccacctcgtcctcgcGGTCATgctcgccgccacggcagcctcgggcgcagcggcaccagtgCCCCAACTGCTGTCGCCGATGCGACTCGTGTGACTGCATCGTCCTACCGTGTCCGGTGAACGCTCGTGAGCACCGCTCTCGCGGTGCGGTGGCCGATGCCGCTCATGGCAGGTGTCACGCGCACTCCTCGCCGGCGCGAGGTCGTTGGTTGTCGTCCGCCGATTGTGCGGCCAGGAACAAGGAcggcgcaccagcggcatCGAAGACGGCGACTGTGGACTCCCCGCGCCTGCAGTGGCCGGGTCAGTTACCTGCGACACCCTCTCGACGCCCGTCGCCAGAGCAGCTGTCCTTACCAGAGGTACGGTGCCACTCTACCAGACGTGCGCGTCacaggaggcggcagcagtcgccCGCCCACGACAGGCATCACTGCCGTCATGATCGACGTGTTGACCGCAGTTGCGGTGCGCACCGCAGAGAAAAGTCGACCTCTGCGGGCGCGGTGGCCGCTGTGTCGTCCACACACGGCCGCGTGGATCACGGGAAGGGCGAGGCGGTTCTCCGCGACATcgccacgcgcacgtgcacgtgctaCTGGGCGGAGTTCTCCGGCTTTACGATGGCGGTGAACCCTGCCTCGCATGCCGCTGACTGCCCATACCAAGCGCACGACGCCCTCTACGCCGAGGTAATGCTGGAGAGCAaggccgacgacggcggcagcggttctgccagcacctcctctcATGGTCGatgctcctcctctgccttcttGCGCGGCCGCTGCAACACGCGTGGCAAGCAAAGCAGCTCGAGGCATTACAGGCAGGAAtacgacgccggcgcggcgcagctcagGCAGGCACTAGATGACCCCGAGGCtaggcgcacgcgcggccgcgccgccgtcatgGGCTCCACGAAGCGGCGGACGTACATTGAGATAATCATGGACGCGGCGCGCGACGCTCCGCCGtcacagccgccgcgctctgGTAGCCGCCGCAGCAATGCAAAGGCCACGGCAACTTCGTTGGCGGCGAAGCACGACGCCGAGGtcactgcagcggcagcgccacggccgcccACCCCAACGGCTCAGGCTAGCCTGCCGACTGGGGAAGCGCCAACAAAGGTCGAAGatgagccgcagcagcagctgccctcAAATCGGTCATCATCAGAGAatgatgcagcggcagcagcttccGACGAAGACAAGGAtggtgcgccagctgcggaAGACCAGCACGACGAGGCCGGCCGGAGCAGCAGGGGGAAGAAGCAGCCGCTGCCCAACGATGAGAGCCCCTTGCGAGCCCTCTcccgcccgcgccgccgccccgccgtcGGGGTGCCAGGCCCCGGATCCTACCACGTGGATCTCGCCTACGcggccagctccgcagcgcacgGGATTCGCGGTGCCGCGATCCCGAAGTCGGCCCGCATGCCCGCCGTCAAGTCCGTCACACCAGGCCCAGGCGCCTACGACGTGTACAAGCGTGAAGAGCGCAaggccgtcgctgctggcggtgcggcggcggccaccaccgATGGGGACGCTACGGACGGCAAGGATGCAGACACCACTCCAACCGCGGGAAAGCAAGTGATAGGCAAAggcgtcgtcttcgccaGCACCAGTGCTCGACAGCTGCAGTTGCGGTACGGCGATGCCTATGTGCACACCTCGACCTGGGCGAAgcgtgcggctgccgtgcccGGGCCTGGTGCATACAATATCGTCGACGGCGACCGCTACGACCAGAGCAGGCCGCTCGGTGCGGCACGGACAGGCCACCAGTTTTCCAAGTCCGCTGACGGGGCACacttttctgttgttgtcgccgccgccgctgcagcagcagcagcaacgcccCTGCGCGCCTCACTCGTCGTGCCGTGGCGCGACTGGGCCGGTGGCGCGTACATCGGTACGACCACATCCGACTTCGTGGCGCACCCGTCCCTGGCCGGTGGCAATCGGCGCACTATCGGGCAGACGGTCGCTGCAGACTCATACACAGTCTGTTGCAGCAACACTTCAGCTGCTgtagcggcggctgcagccgccaccgacggCAATTTGTGGAAGGgtgtcggcagcggcgtagCCCTGCGCCTGACCAGCCAGCGCTTCCCTGTGAAGACGGCAGGTGCacccgcggctgccgtggccgGAGGACACGACTCGAAGACCGGCCGCACCGGAAACGCAGAAggcgccgctccgccacccGGAGAACCCAGCCCGGCCGCGTACGATGTGGAGCGCGGGCTGCGGTGGGTGCAGCGTCGTGCGCCCGAGGTGTCTATGACATTCCGCCACGACCGCGGTCCACGAGGACCGCTCctctccgcggcggcagctgccgatGACGACACCCTTGCTAGCGCAGtcggcagcagtgcaccGCGAATGGCGCTGCCACCTTTATCGCCCCTGCTCAGCGACGACGTCAGCTTCAGCCCTGGGCCTGGCA encodes:
- a CDS encoding sre-2/carboxylate carrier-like protein; this encodes MKQLRPDATLGEVPHFPQDLQPDQSTYKGRFLRFLSMTDPRTLLTSPTRLALSEALLERVDRREEGWATVKVADYLDARQRVQCIVHPESGKPILMPFRFSAFVPMNFINLCGMLAPSQQTPARAMFWQFSNQTYNVGFNYCNGSGKDGLPLHELAISYVVATCTACGTSYQLSKVASALSASTSSAALLLQLMIPYTAVACANIANLGVIRFRDVLRGIAVQDPETGKDLNDGKPSAVAGRLAVAQVALSRVMIPVPLMLLPPVFMNVLFHPTKGVRFFVQRRAQLFLPVNVLTLVSVLCVALPMSIAVFPQKTVVPVSWLEASFQGQTNAAGHAITHVEFNKGL